A stretch of Argiope bruennichi chromosome 10, qqArgBrue1.1, whole genome shotgun sequence DNA encodes these proteins:
- the LOC129988891 gene encoding glutathione S-transferase class-mu 26 kDa isozyme 51-like: protein MSKPILGYWGIPGLAEPIRFLLHFKNVNFEDKRYSFDARSEWEKNKYSLNLDFPNLPYYIEGNVRLTQSNTILRYLAGKYGLDGNTEEEKLRVSLAEQQISDFRGSLIQLSYSENFEKLKPGFVANVPAQLKLIADFLGDRKYLAGSSVTYADFMTYNAIHFYRYLIPNILADYPTLKEYQGRIQNLPELQSYLKSEAYKRWPLFSPAAQFGGIGPEPKQE from the coding sequence ATGTCGAAACCTATCTTAGGATACTGGGGTATACCTGGACTAGCTGAACCCATAAGATTTCTTCTCCATTTTAAGAATGTGAATTTCGAGGATAAAAGATATTCTTTCGATGCTCGTtctgaatgggaaaaaaataaatactcacTAAACTTGGATTTTCCCAACCTACCATATTACATCGAAGGAAATGTGAGATTAACCCAGAGCAACACTATTTTGAGATATCTAGCTGGAAAGTATGGGCTTGATGGAAATACCGAAGAAGAAAAACTTCGAGTTTCTCTGGCAGAGCAACAGATTTCAGATTTCCGTGGCAGCTTGATTCAGCTAAGCTACAGTGAGAACTTTGAAAAACTGAAACCTGGTTTCGTTGCTAATGTCCCAGCTCAATTGAAATTAATAGCCGATTTCCTGGGAGACAGAAAATACTTAGCCGGCAGCTCAGTTACATATGCAGATTTTATGACCTacaatgcaattcatttttatcgGTATCTCATTCCTAATATTCTTGCCGATTATCCAACTTTGAAAGAATACCAAGGAAGAATCCAAAATTTACCGGAATTGCAGAGCTACCTCAAGTCAGAGGCATACAAGCGTTGGCCCCTTTTTTCTCCTGCTGCTCAATTTGGGGGAATAGGACCGGAACCGAAGCAAGAGTAA
- the LOC129989293 gene encoding oocyte zinc finger protein XlCOF6-like, which translates to MEILSNIEMKDSLSDSELKVSFQDSLRKSSLDDSERKDAFNDLVMKNSLGDAEIKDSSCDAIIKDALSDTGIKYSHCDALIKDSLCDPLIKDSPCNTLLESSCDALIQDSACDALIQDSACDALIQDSACDAVIKDSPCGALILDTVSGTRIKSSLSDAEIKDSPCDALIKDSSCDAFVKGSLSDIEMKDLSCDTLIKTAHNDEEAKYSLNNSEQKYSLNDSGQKYSLNDTEQEHSVNDSEQKYSLNTSKQKNSLKTDSKCHKCDVCYKSFGSNFKLKCHYRLHTRKDLFECVPCNKSYSRMEGLKKHLRSHTNDKPFKCDICNKSFASKTHLRDHFRTHTNERPFACEVCGKTYKQKNQLNVHHLTHTNEKPFVCGICGKSYKEKTTLTNHYRVHTNEKPFACEECDKTFAIKGLLNRHMLIHTKTEKIYECEICWKAYSQIRYLRKHSLIHTEEKRHACDMCNKKFKDKTGLNKHLRTHTTEKSFMCDMCGKFFSTKENLKEHFRSHSNERPFACDICDKTYKKRCHLNVHYLTHTSEKPFVCDVCGKGYTQKTTLADHYRVHTNEKPFACEECGKAFSLKSVLSRHILTHTKAGKIYVCEICGKGYTQERYLRSHYFVHAEEKRYLCDICNKRFTDKSALNTHHRTHTNEKPYFCAVCFKAFSCRTNLNQHNRTHTNEKPYVCEECGKAFSHKPHLKSHKVTHVKSKLMWDIFHSMIQQKD; encoded by the coding sequence ATGGAAATCCTTAGcaatattgaaatgaaagattCTCTTAGTGATTCCGAATTGAAAGTTTCATTTCAAGATTCACTTAGGAAGAGTTCTCTTGACGATTCAGAAAGGAAAGATGCTTTTAATGATCTAGTTATGAAAAATTCGCTTGGTGATGCAGAAATAAAAGATTCTTCTTGTGATGCAATAATAAAAGATGCTCTTAGTGACACAggaataaaatattctcattgtGACGCATTAATAAAAGATTCTCTTTGTGACCCATTAATAAAAGATTCTCCTTGTAACACATTGTTAGAAAGTTCTTGTGATGCATTAATACAAGATTCTGCTTGTGATGCATTAATACAAGATTCTGCTTGTGATGCATTAATACAAGATTCTGCTTGTGACGCAGTAATAAAAGATTCTCCTTGTGGCGCCTTAATACTAGATACTGTCAGTGGCACTAGAATAAAAAGTTCTCTTTCTGACGCAGAAATAAAAGACTCTCCTTGTGACGCATTAATAAAAGATTCTTCTTGTGATGCATTTGTAAAAGGTTCTCTTAGTGACATAGAAATGAAAGATCTCAGTTGTGACACATTAATAAAAACTGCTCATAATGACGAAGAAgcaaaatattctcttaataaCTCAGAACAGAAATACTCTCTTAATGACTCGGGACAGAAATATTCTCTGAATGACACAGAACAGGAACATTCTGTTAATGACTCAGAACAGAAATATTCCCTCAATacttcaaaacagaaaaattctcTTAAGACAGATTCGAAATGTCATAAATGTGACGTTTGTTATAAATCATTCGGTAGCAATTTCAAGTTGAAATGCCATTATCGTCTTCACACAAGGAAAGATCTTTTCGAATGCGTGCCATGCAACAAAAGTTACTCTCGAATGGAAGGTTTGAAGAAACATCTGCGGTCTCATACTAATGACAAGCCCTTTAAGTGCGATATTTGCAACAAGTCGTTTGCGAGCAAGACTCATTTACGTGACCATTTCCGAACTCACACGAATGAGAGGCCTTTCGCTTGCGAAGTGTGTGGCAAAACTTACAAACAGAAAAACCAATTAAATGTGCATCATCTGACTCATACAAACGAGAAACCTTTTGTATGTGGTATCTGTGggaaaagttataaagaaaagaCTACCTTAACCAATCACTACCGTgtacatacaaatgaaaaaccgtTCGCCTGTGAGGAATGTGACAAAACATTCGCCATAAAAGGTCTTTTAAATAGGCATATGCTTATTCATACAAAGACAGAGAAAATTTATGAGTGTGAAATATGTTGGAAAGCATATTCTCAAATACGTTATTTGCGCAAGCACAGCTTAATTCATACTGAGGAAAAACGTCATGCATGCGACATgtgcaacaaaaaatttaaagacaagACTGGTTTGAATAAACATCTTCGTACCCATACGACTGAAAAGTCTTTTATGTGCGACATGTGTGGCAAGTTTTTTTCaaccaaagaaaatttaaaagaacactTTCGAAGTCATTCGAATGAGAGACCTTTCGCTTGTGATATATGCGATAAAACTTACAAAAAGAGATGtcatttaaatgtgcattatCTAACTCATACAAGTGAGAAACCATTTGTTTGTGATGTCTGTGGAAAAGGTTATACGCAAAAGACTACCTTGGCCGATCACTATCGTgttcatacaaatgaaaagccTTTCGCTTGCGAAGAGTGTGGCAAAGCATTTTCTCTAAAATCTGTTTTAAGCAGACATATTCTTACACATACAAAGGCAGGGAAAATTTACGTGTGTGAAATATGTGGCAAAGGATATACTCAAGAACGTTATTTGCGTTCACATTATTTTGTTCATGCTGAGGAAAAGCGTTATTTGTGTGACATATGCAACAAGAGATTTACAGACAAGAGTGCTTTGAATACCCATCATCGTACTCATACTAATGAAAAACCTTATTTTTGTGCCGTGTGTTTTAAAGCGTTTTCCTGCAGAACTAATTTGAATCAACACAATCGAACTCACACAAACGAGAAACCTTATGTGTGTGAAGAATGTGGAAAAGCATTTTCTCACAAACCGCATCTGAAATCACATAAAGTTACACATGTGAAGAGCAAGCTTATGTGGGACATATTTCATTCAATGATTCAGCAAAaggactaa